Proteins from one Primulina huaijiensis isolate GDHJ02 chromosome 18, ASM1229523v2, whole genome shotgun sequence genomic window:
- the LOC140964355 gene encoding protein EARLY-RESPONSIVE TO DEHYDRATION 7, chloroplastic-like, with protein MYPRISDPNLGTSPSRHNSSSVGLYPTIDTKDLVENLFPDGNEPETYPYPPSAPPETIEETFISISAAILHLIDSEYSVELATGDLRILLLRQGSNTVAALAAVSDDIQWPLTKDLSAVKLDSSHYFFTFKPPQRTEDSDSSDEEEKKNLNKSNNPGSAMLSYGLTIVSKGQKGLLKELDVILETYCTFSVHKVNEKAVLVEGGVAARDVSVNDLKTDRNKKQAVEGQCAAYWTILAPNVEEYSGTAARLIAAGSGHLIKGVLWCGDVTVDRLKKGNDIMIKRMAPGGTAEIDPNTLKRIKRVKRVTKMTEKVASGVLSGAVKVTGFFTGSIANSKIGKKFFGLLPGEIILASLDGFSKICDAVEVAGKNVMSTSSTVTTGLVTHRYGEEAGKATSEGLDAAGHAIGTVWTVFKIRKALNPKSVLKPTVLVKSAAESAATEMKGKRS; from the exons ATGTACCCTCGAATCAGCGATCCAAACCTCGGAACTTCTCCGTCCCGCCACAATTCGTCCTCCGTCGGCCTCTACCCCACCATCGACACGAAAGACCTCGTCGAGAACCTTTTCCCTGACGGAAATGAACCCGAAACCTATCCTTATCCTCCATCCGCTCCTCCCGAGACCATCGAGGAAACCTTCATTTCGATATCTGCGGCCATCCTTCACTTGATAGATAGTGAATATTCCGTCGAGCTCGCCACCGGTGATCTCCGGATCCTCCTTCTGCGCCAGGGTAGTAACACTGTTGCTGCCCTCGCTGCTGTATCCGACGACATTCAATGGCCGTTAACCAAGGACCTTTCCGCAGTCAAGCTGGACTCTTCACATTATTTCTTCACCTTTAAGCCTCCACAGCGAACGGAGGACTCAGACTCCAGCGAcgaggaggagaagaagaacCTCAACAAAAGTAATAACCCAGGGAGTGCAATGTTGAGTTACGGGTTGACTATTGTTTCCAAGGGCCAGAAAGGTTTGCTGAAGGAGTTGGACGTGATTTTGGAGACTTACTGTACTTTTTCAGTGCACAAGGTGAATGAGAAAGCTGTGTTGGTGGAGGGGGGAGTGGCGGCCAGAGATGTATCGGTAAATGATTTGAAGACTGACAGGAACAAGAAGCAAGCAGTAGAGGGGCAGTGTGCGGCATACTGGACGATCTTGGCGCCAAACGTGGAGGAGTATAGTGGGACAGCGGCAAGGTTGATTGCGGCAGGGTCAGGGCATCTGATTAAGGGAGTATTGTGGTGTGGGGATGTGACCGTAGATAGACTTAAGAAGGGAAATGATATTATGATCAAGAGGATGGCTCCAGGGGGTACAGCTGAGATTGATCCCAACACTTTAAAGAGGATCAAAag GGTAAAGAGGGTAACAAAGATGACAGAAAAGGTTGCATCGGGGGTCCTTTCAGGAGCTGTGAAGGTTACAGGATTCTTCACGGGTTCCATCGCTAACTCAAAAATCGGAAAAAAATTCTTTGGTTTATTGCCGGGGGAAATTATCTTAGCTTCTCTAGATGGATTTA gCAAAATCTGTGATGCTGTTGAAGTAGCTGGCAAGAATGTGATGTCAACCTCTTCCACTGTGACAACAGGACTTGTCACCCACAG GTATGGTGAAGAGGCGGGTAAGGCGACAAGCGAGGGGTTAGATGCTGCAGGGCATGCCATAGGAACTGTGTGGACTGTGTTTAAGATTAGGAAGGCACTCAATCCGAAAAGTGTACTAAAGCCCACTGTTCTGGTCAAGTCAGCTGCGGAATCTGCTGCTACTGAAATGAAGGGGAAGCGCTCCTAG
- the LOC140964356 gene encoding 26S proteasome non-ATPase regulatory subunit 4 homolog isoform X2, which translates to MVLEATMICIDNSEWMRNGDYSPNRFQAQADAVNLICGAKTQSNPENTVGILTMAGKGVRVLVTPTSDIGKILACMHGLEIGGEMNLTAGIQVAQLALKHRQNKKQQQRIIVFAGSPVKYDKKVLELIGRKLKKNSVSLDLINFGEEDGEKAEKLEALLSAVNNNDSSHIVHVPPGPSALSDVLISTPIFTGDGEGGSGFAAAAAAAAAGGVSGFDFGVDPNLDPELALALRVSMEEERARQEAAAKKAAEEAAKQDVGEQQSNSQDVTTAENVNSGTTVPENKTRGLMDDDNALLQQALEMSMDESSSVAVVRDTDMSDASADDHDLQLALQLSVQDSTADQTNQTDVNQLLGDQSFMSSILASLPGVDPNDPHVKDLLASMQSQSEDEDKEPKEEEKK; encoded by the exons ATGGTGCTTGAG GCGACAATGATCTGCATTGATAATTCTGAGTGGATGCGTAACGGTGATTACTCTCCCAATCGATTTCAAGCTCAAGCCGACGCCGTTAATCTAATTTGTGGAGCTAAGACTcaa TCCAATCCGGAGAACACGGTCGGAATATTAACGATGGCAGGAAAAGGTGTTCGAGTATTGGTCACTCCAACTAGTGATATCGGAAAAATCTTGGCTTGCATGCACG GCTTAGAAATTGGTGGCGAGATGAACTTGACTGCTGGGATCCAGGTGGCGCAATTGGCTCTCAAGCATCGACAAAACAAGAAGCAACAACAAAGGATAATTGTGTTTGCGGGAAG TCCTGTTAAATATGACAAGAAGGTGCTAGAGTTGATTGgaagaaaattgaaaaagaaCAGTGTATCTCTTGATCTTATAAATTTTGGTGAAGAAGATGGCGAAAAGGCTGAGAAGCTTGAGGCATTACTTTCAGCAGTTAATAACAATGATAGCAGTCATATTGTTCATGTTCCTCCTGGTCCAAGTGCTCTTTCTGATGTGCTGATCAG TACCCCTATCTTCACTGGTGATGGAGAAGGGGGCAGTGGTTTTGCGGCAGCAGCAGCTGCAGCTGCCGCTGGTGGAGTATCTGGGTTTGACTTCGGTGTGGATCCTAACCTGGATCCCGAACTTGCTCTTGCTCTTCGAGTTTCAATGGAAGAAGAGAGGGCAAGGCAAGAAGCTGCTGCAAAGAAGGCTGCGGAAGAAGCTGCAAAACAGGATGTAGGAGAACAGCAGTCCAATTCACAAGATGTAACCACGGCTGAAAATGTAAACTCAGGAACCACTGTGCCTGAAAACAAGACACGCGGTCTAATG GATGATGATAATGCACTGTTACAGCAGGCCCTGGAAATGTCCATGGATGAGTCTTCCTCTGTTGCTGTTGTACGGGATACCGACATGTCAGATGCATCTGCTGATGATCATGATCTGCAACTTG CCCTCCAATTGTCTGTGCAAGACAGCACAGCTGATCAAACAAACCAAACAGATGTGAATCAGCTGCTTGGAGATCAATCCTTCATGTCCTCCATCCTTGCCTCT CTTCCGGGAGTTGATCCAAATGATCCCCATGTCAAAGATTTACTTGCTTCCATGCAGAGTCAATCTGAG GATGAAGACAAGGAACCAAAAGAAGAGGAAAAGAAGTGA
- the LOC140964491 gene encoding oligopeptide transporter 7-like: protein MIGTDEEEEEISAPLIHKIKPERHSANASSSEEENSSVEQVALTVPLTDDPELPVVTFRLWVLGSLACVGLSFLNQFFWYRREPLSITAISAQIAVVPLGHLMAVVFTRRVFFKGRKWEFSFNPGPFNVKEHVLITIFANSGASNPYSIHIVSAVKIFYRQRMTFWVSLGVVLTTQILGFGWAGLFRRFLVEPASMWWPQNLVQVSLFRALHEKEERPKGGLTRNQFFLTAFICSFAYYVFPGYLFPKLTSVSWLCWIFSSSVLVQQLGSGLHGLGIGAIGLDWSSISSYLGSPLASPWFATANIAVGYFLCMYVITPIMYWLDVYKAKTFPIFSDDLFTSTGEQYNISAIIDSNFHIDLQAYEREGHLYLSTFFAMTYAFSFACLTATIVHVLLFHGRDLWLLSKSAFEEKKMDVHTKLMQKYKQVPEWWFICILLVNILATLLICHYYNDQLQLPWWGVLLACVIAFSFTLPVGVITATTNQTPGLNVITEYIIGFLYPGYPVANMCFKVYGYISMKQALTFLQDLKLGHYMKIPPRTMFMAQVFGTLISALVHLGTAWWLMDTVPNICDRTALPPGSPWTCPSDHVFYDASVIWGLIGPRRIFGDLGYYSTINWAFLVGAIAPLLVWFAHKAFRNQHWIRHITVPVLLVSIINMPPATSVNYNSWIIIGFASGFVAYRYYRDLWSRHNYVLSGALDAGLAFMGVFLYLCLGMERMKLDWWGSETDGCPLASCPTAEGIVVKGCPVV, encoded by the exons ATGATTGGAACTgatgaggaagaagaagaaatctCCGCCCCACTCA TTCACAAGATCAAACCCGAACGCCATTCGGCCAATGCATCCTCTTCGGAAGAAGAGAACTCGTCTGTGGAGCAGGTGGCGCTCACCGTCCCGTTGACCGACGACCCGGAGCTGCCGGTTGTCACCTTCCGTTTGTGGGTACTGGGTTCCCTAGCCTGCGTTGGGCTCTCCTTCCTCAATCAGTTCTTCTGGTACCGCCGCGAGCCGCTGTCGATCACTGCTATATCCGCCCAGATCGCGGTTGTCCCGCTCGGACACCTGATGGCGGTGGTGTTCACTCGGCGGGTCTTCTTCAAGGGTCGAAAGTGGGAATTCAGCTTCAATCCAGGCCCGTTCAACGTGAAGGAGCACGTGCTGATCACAATCTTTGCGAATTCCGGGGCTTCCAATCCTTACTCTATTCACATCGTGAGCGCGGTGAAGATCTTTTACAGGCAGAGGATGACGTTTTGGGTGTCTTTGGGGGTGGTTTTGACCACGCAGATTCTGGGTTTTGGATGGGCCGGGCTTTTCCGAAGGTTCTTGGTCGAGCCCGCTTCGATGTGGTGGCCCCAAAATCTGGTCCAGGTTTCTCTCTTCAG GGCACTTCATGAGAAAGAAGAGAGACCTAAGGGTGGATTGACGCGAAACCAATTCTTCCTTACTGCCTTTATCTGTAGCTTTGCTTACTACGTCTTCCCGGGATACCTTTTCCCAAAACTCACTTCAGTTTCCTGGCTTTGCTGGATATTTTCTTCTTCTGTCTTAGTCCAGCAGCTGGGTTCCGGACTCCATGGTCTAGGAATCGGTGCTATTGGACTTGATTGGTCCAGCATATCCTCATACCTCGGCAGCCCACTTGCTAGCCCATGGTTTGCTACTGCTAACATTGCTGTTGGATATTTTCTTTGCATGTATGTAATCACCCCGATCATGTACTGGCTCGACGTCTACAAAGCAAAGACGTTTCCCATATTCTCGGATGATCTTTTTACGTCAACTGGGGAACAATATAACATCTCTGCCATTATAGATTCAAACTTCCACATTGACTTGCAGGCATATGAGCGTGAAGGGCATCTCTATCTCAGCACATTCTTTGCTATGACGTATGCTTTTAGCTTTGCGTGTCTCACTGCCACCATTGTTCATGTCCTCCTCTTTCACGGCAG AGATCTATGGCTGCTCAGCAAGTCAGCGTTTGAGGAGAAAAAGATGGATGTACACACAAAGCTCATGCAAAAATACAAGCAAGTTCCTGAATGGTGGTTCATATGCATTCTTTTGGTAAACATTTTAGCAACCTTACTTATCTGCCATTACTACAACGATCAACTTCAGCTACCGTGGTGGGGTGTCTTGTTAGCGTGTGTTATTGCCTTCAGTTTTACTCTTCCAGTGGGAGTTATTACAGCCACAACGAACCAA ACACCAGGGCTGAACGTGATAACAGAGTACATAATTGGTTTCCTGTATCCTGGATATCCAGTTGCCAACATGTGCTTTAAGGTGTATGGCTACATCAGCATGAAACAGGCGCTAACATTTCTACAAGACTTGAAACTCGGACATTACATGAAAATACCTCCGAGAACAATGTTCATGGCTCAG GTGTTTGGCACCCTAATATCAGCATTAGTTCATCTAGGAACAGCATGGTGGCTAATGGACACCGTCCCAAACATTTGTGACCGAACAGCACTTCCTCCAGGAAGCCCATGGACATGCCCAAGCGACCACGTATTCTACGATGCCTCTGTAATCTGGGGTTTGATCGGGCCACGAAGAATCTTTGGTGATCTTGGCTATTATTCAACAATCAACTGGGCTTTTCTAGTGGGTGCCATAGCTCCCCTTCTAGTTTGGTTTGCACATAAAGCATTTCGCAACCAGCACTGGATCAGACATATTACAGTTCCCGTTTTGTTGGTTTCCATAATTAACATGCCACCGGCAACTTCTGTAAACTACAACAGCTGGATTATAATCGGTTTTGCCTCTGGCTTTGTTGCATACAGATACTATCGTGACTTGTGGAGTCGACACAATTACGTGCTTTCGGGGGCTCTGGATGCCGGGCTTGCGTTTATGGGGGTATTTCTGTATTTATGTTTGGGAATGGAACGCATGAAGCTTGACTGGTGGGGAAGCGAAACAGATGGTTGCCCTTTAGCTTCTTGCCCAACTGCCGAAGGCATTGTGGTAAAAGGCTGTCCTGTTGTTTGA
- the LOC140964356 gene encoding 26S proteasome non-ATPase regulatory subunit 4 homolog isoform X1 — translation MVLEATMICIDNSEWMRNGDYSPNRFQAQADAVNLICGAKTQSNPENTVGILTMAGKGVRVLVTPTSDIGKILACMHGLEIGGEMNLTAGIQVAQLALKHRQNKKQQQRIIVFAGSPVKYDKKVLELIGRKLKKNSVSLDLINFGEEDGEKAEKLEALLSAVNNNDSSHIVHVPPGPSALSDVLISTPIFTGDGEGGSGFAAAAAAAAAGGVSGFDFGVDPNLDPELALALRVSMEEERARQEAAAKKAAEEAAKQDVGEQQSNSQDVTTAENVNSGTTVPENKTRGLMDDDNALLQQALEMSMDESSSVAVVRDTDMSDASADDHDLQLALQLSVQDSTADQTNQTDVNQLLGDQSFMSSILASLPGVDPNDPHVKDLLASMQSQSESKDEDKEPKEEEKK, via the exons ATGGTGCTTGAG GCGACAATGATCTGCATTGATAATTCTGAGTGGATGCGTAACGGTGATTACTCTCCCAATCGATTTCAAGCTCAAGCCGACGCCGTTAATCTAATTTGTGGAGCTAAGACTcaa TCCAATCCGGAGAACACGGTCGGAATATTAACGATGGCAGGAAAAGGTGTTCGAGTATTGGTCACTCCAACTAGTGATATCGGAAAAATCTTGGCTTGCATGCACG GCTTAGAAATTGGTGGCGAGATGAACTTGACTGCTGGGATCCAGGTGGCGCAATTGGCTCTCAAGCATCGACAAAACAAGAAGCAACAACAAAGGATAATTGTGTTTGCGGGAAG TCCTGTTAAATATGACAAGAAGGTGCTAGAGTTGATTGgaagaaaattgaaaaagaaCAGTGTATCTCTTGATCTTATAAATTTTGGTGAAGAAGATGGCGAAAAGGCTGAGAAGCTTGAGGCATTACTTTCAGCAGTTAATAACAATGATAGCAGTCATATTGTTCATGTTCCTCCTGGTCCAAGTGCTCTTTCTGATGTGCTGATCAG TACCCCTATCTTCACTGGTGATGGAGAAGGGGGCAGTGGTTTTGCGGCAGCAGCAGCTGCAGCTGCCGCTGGTGGAGTATCTGGGTTTGACTTCGGTGTGGATCCTAACCTGGATCCCGAACTTGCTCTTGCTCTTCGAGTTTCAATGGAAGAAGAGAGGGCAAGGCAAGAAGCTGCTGCAAAGAAGGCTGCGGAAGAAGCTGCAAAACAGGATGTAGGAGAACAGCAGTCCAATTCACAAGATGTAACCACGGCTGAAAATGTAAACTCAGGAACCACTGTGCCTGAAAACAAGACACGCGGTCTAATG GATGATGATAATGCACTGTTACAGCAGGCCCTGGAAATGTCCATGGATGAGTCTTCCTCTGTTGCTGTTGTACGGGATACCGACATGTCAGATGCATCTGCTGATGATCATGATCTGCAACTTG CCCTCCAATTGTCTGTGCAAGACAGCACAGCTGATCAAACAAACCAAACAGATGTGAATCAGCTGCTTGGAGATCAATCCTTCATGTCCTCCATCCTTGCCTCT CTTCCGGGAGTTGATCCAAATGATCCCCATGTCAAAGATTTACTTGCTTCCATGCAGAGTCAATCTGAG AGCAAGGATGAAGACAAGGAACCAAAAGAAGAGGAAAAGAAGTGA